Proteins found in one Mycteria americana isolate JAX WOST 10 ecotype Jacksonville Zoo and Gardens chromosome 8, USCA_MyAme_1.0, whole genome shotgun sequence genomic segment:
- the RPL13 gene encoding large ribosomal subunit protein eL13 — MAPSRNGMILKPHFHKDWQRRVATWFNQPARKIRRRKARQAKARRIAPRPVAGPIRPIVRCPTIRYHKKVRAGRGFSLEELKLAGINKKFARTIGISVDPRRRNKSTESLQANVQRLKEYRSKLILFPRKPAMPKKGDSSAEELKMATQLTGPVMPIKNVFKREKARVISEDEKNFKAFASLRMARANARLFGIRAKRAKEAAEQDVEKKK; from the exons ATGGCGCCCAGCCGCAATGGCATGATCCTGAAGCCCCACTTCCACAAGGACTGGCAGCGACGAGTGGCCACATGGTTCAACCAGCCCGCCCGCAAGATCCGCAG GAGGAAGGCCCGCCAGGCGAAGGCTCGCCGCATCGCTCCCCGTCCCGTGGCTGGGCCCATCCGGCCTATAGTGAGGTGTCCCACTATCAGATACCACAAAAAAGTTCGTGCTGGCAGAGGCTTCAGCCTAGAAGAGCTTAAA CTCGCTGGCATTAACAAAAAGTTTGCCCGGACTATTGGAATCTCTGTGGATCCCAGGCGACGCAACAAGTCTACCGAGTCACTGCAAGCCAATGTACAGAGGCTGAAGGAGTACCGCTCCAAGCTTATCCTCTTCCCAAGGAAGCCAGCTATGCCGAAGAAGGGAGACAGCTCT GCTGAGGAACTCAAGATGGCGACTCAGCTGACTGGACCGGTTATGCCGATCAAGAAT GTTTTCAAACGGGAGAAGGCCCGTGTTATCTCAGAGGACGAGAAGAACTTCAAGGCCTTTGCCAGCCTGCGCATGGCTCGGGCCAATGCCCGTCTCTTTGGGATTCGTGCGAAACGCGCCAAAGAAGCGGCAGAGCAGGatgtggagaagaagaaatga